The Microcebus murinus isolate Inina chromosome 4, M.murinus_Inina_mat1.0, whole genome shotgun sequence genome has a segment encoding these proteins:
- the LOC105859908 gene encoding olfactory receptor 5P76-like: MLCIYLVTISGNLSTIILIRISSQLHHPMYFLLSHLASADIGYSSSVTPNMLVNFLVERNTISYLGCTIQLFSVVFFGTAECFLLAAMAYDRFVAICNPLLYSTKMSTQVCVQLLIVAYTGGFLNACSFTFSFFSLSFCGPNQVNHFFCDFTPLIELSCFDASVPAAVPSFSAGSVVVVTVFVIAVSYIYILITILKMRSTEGRHKAFSTCTSHLTAVTLFYGTITFIYVMPKSSYSTDQNKVVSVFYMVVIPMLNPLIYSLRNKEIKGALKRELERKIFS; the protein is encoded by the coding sequence ATGCTATGCATTTACCTGGTGACCATATCTGGCAACCTCAGCACAATCATTCTCATCAGAATCTCCTCTCAGCTCCATCATCCTATGTATTTTCTTCTGAGCCACTTGGCTTCTGCTGACATAGGCTATTCATCTTCTGTCACACCCAACATGCTTGTGAACTTCCTGGTGGAGAGAAATACAATCTCCTACCTTGGATGCACCATCCAgcttttttcagttgttttctttgGGACAGCCGAATGTTTCCTTCTGGCTGCCATGGCATATGACCGCTTTGTGGCAATCTGCAACCCACTGCTTTATTCAACCAAAATGTCCACTCAAGTCTGTGTCCAGTTACTCATAGTGGCTTACACAGGTGGTTTTCTTAACGCTTGCtcctttactttttccttcttttctttatctttctgtggCCCGAATCAAGTCAatcattttttctgtgattttactCCCTTAATTGAACTCTCCTGTTTTGATGCCAGTGTCCCTGCTGCTGTTCCCTCATTTTCTGCTGGTTCCGTCGTTGTGGTCACTGTGTTTGTCATAGCCGTCTCCTACATCTACATCCTCATCACCATCCTGAAGATGCGCTCCACCGAGGGGCGCCacaaggccttctccacctgcaccTCCCACCTCACTGCGGTCACTCTGTTCTATGGGACCATTACATTCATTTACGTGATGCCCAAGTCCAGCTACTCGACTGACCAGAACAAGGTGGTGTCTGTGTTCTACATGGTGGTGATCCCCATGTTGAACCCCCTCATCTACAGTCTCAGGAACAAGGAGATCAAGGGGGCTCTGAAGAGAGagcttgaaagaaaaatattttcttaa
- the LOC105859899 gene encoding olfactory receptor 5P76-like, which produces MDAPVDGNHTGVTEFILLGLTHDPVLRVILFILMLCFYLVTISGNLSTIILIRISSQLHHPMYFLLSHLASADIGSSSSVTPNMLVNFLVERNTISYLGCAIQLGLAAFFGPAECFLLAVMAYDRFVAICNPLLYSTKMSTQVCVQLLVVAYMGCFLNASSFMFSFFSLSFCGQNQVNHFFCDFAPLIELSCFDASVLAAIPSFTAGSIIVVTVFVIVVSYIYILITILKMRSTEGRHKAFSTCTSHLTAVTLFYGTVTFIYVMPKSSYSTDQNKVVSVFYMVVIPMLNPLIYSLRNKEIKGALKRELGRKIFSY; this is translated from the coding sequence ATGGATGCCCCGGTGGATGGGAACCACACTGGTGTGACAGAGTTCATTTTATTGGGCTTAACACATGATCCAGTCCTTCGGGTCATCCTCTTCATACTCATGCTATGCTTTTACCTGGTGACCATATCTGGCAACCTCAGCACAATCATTCTCATCAGAATCTCCTCTCAGCTCCATCATCCTATGTATTTTCTTCTGAGCCACTTGGCTTCTGCTGACATAGGCTCTTCATCTTCTGTCACCCCCAACATGCTTGTGAACTTCCTGGTGGAGAGAAATACAATCTCCTACCTTGGATGCGCCATCCAGCTTGGTTTAGCTGCTTTCTTTGGGCCAGCTGAATGCTTCCTTCTGGCTGTCATGGCTTATGACCGTTTTGTGGCAATCTGCAACCCACTGCTTTATTCAACCAAAATGTCCACTCAAGTATGTGTGCAGCTACTTGTAGTGGCTTACATGGGTTGTTTTCTTAATGCTTCCTCCTTTATGTTTTcgttcttttctttatctttctgtggCCAAAATCAAGTCAatcattttttctgtgattttgctCCCTTAATTGAACTCTCCTGTTTTGATGCCAGTGTCCTTGCAGCTATTCCTTCATTTACTGCTGGCTCCATCATTGTGGTCACCGTGTTTGTCATAGTCGTCTCCTACATCTACATCCTCATCACCATCCTGAAGATGCGCTCCACCGAGGGGCGCCacaaggccttctccacctgcaccTCCCACCTCACTGCGGTCACTCTGTTCTATGGGACTGTTACATTCATTTATGTGATGCCCAAGTCCAGCTACTCGACTGACCAGAACAAGGTGGTGTCTGTGTTCTACATGGTGGTGATCCCCATGTTGAACCCCCTCATCTACAGTCTCAGGAACAAGGAGATCAAGGGGGCTCTGAAGAGAGagcttggaagaaaaatattttcttactga
- the LOC105859910 gene encoding olfactory receptor 5P76-like — translation MDYQVDMNHTAVREFILLRLTDDPVLRIVLFMIILCIYLVTISGNLSTIILIRISSQLHHPMYFFLSHLASADIGYSSSVTPNMLVNFLVERSTISYLGCTIQLFSGVFFGTSECFLLAVMAYDRFVAICNPLLYSTKMSTQVCVQLLVVAYTGSFLNACSFTFSFLSLSFCGLNQVNHFFCDFAPLIELSCFDTSVPAAVPSFTAGSIIVVTVLVIAISYIYILITILKMRSTEGRHKAFSTCTSHLTVVTLFFGTITFIYVMPKSSYSTDQNKVVSVFYMVVIPMLNPLIYSIRNKEIKGALKTQLEKKIFS, via the coding sequence ATGGATTACCAGGTAGATATGAACCACACTGCTGTGAGAGAGTTCATTCTGTTGCGCTTAACAGATGATCCAGTCCTTCGCATTGTCCTCTTCATGATCATCCTGTGCATTTACCTGGTGACCATATCTGGCAACCTCAGCACAATCATTCTCATCAGAATCTCCTCCCAGCTCCATCatcctatgtatttttttctgagccaCTTGGCTTCTGCTGACATAGGCTATTCATCTTCTGTCACACCCAACATGCTTGTGAACTTCCTGGTGGAGAGAAGTACAATCTCCTACCTTGGATGCACCATCCAGCTTTTTTCAGGGGTTTTTTTCGGAACATCTGAATGCTTCCTTCTGGCTGTCATGGCATATGACCGGTTTGTGGCAATCTGCAACCCACTGCTTTATTCAACCAAAATGTCCACTCAGGTCTGTGTCCAGTTACTTGTAGTGGCTTACACAGGAAGTTTTCTTAACGCTTGCTCctttaccttttcctttctttctttatctttctgtggCCTAAATCAAGTCAatcattttttctgtgattttgctCCCTTAATTGAACTCTCCTGTTTTGATACCAGTGTCCCTGCAGCTGTTCCCTCATTTACTGCTGGCTCCATCATTGTGGTCACTGTGCTTGTCATAGCCATCTCCTACATCTACATCCTCATCACCATCCTGAAGATGCGCTCCACCGAGGGGCGCCacaaggccttctccacctgcaccTCCCACCTCACTGTGGTCACTCTGTTCTTTGGAACCATTACATTCATTTATGTGATGCCCAAGTCCAGCTATTCAACTGACCAGAACAAGGTGGTGTCTGTGTTCTACATGGTGGTGATCCCCATGTTGAACCCCCTCATCTACAGTATCAGAAACAAGGAGATCAAGGGGGCTCTGAAGACacagcttgaaaaaaaaatattttcttag